The following are encoded in a window of Methanococcus voltae genomic DNA:
- the cobJ gene encoding precorrin-3B C(17)-methyltransferase, protein MLYVIGTGPGNNQFITKEADEILKNVDSIVCYKGYKEFVEHYGKPIHNTGMTKEIDRVKFALEKAKTENIALVSSGDATIYGMASLAYELNNEYNYDVEVKTVAGLSSANMCSSILGAPLNHDFATISLSDLLTPFEIIMKRILCALEGDFVISLYNPLSTKRKEPFLQTMDFIKSYANDREINYIIGIVKNAGRDTEEFKITTINELMDNLEEFMEYIDMKTTLIIGNTNTKIIDSKMITPRGYFNKYIDNK, encoded by the coding sequence ATGTTATATGTGATAGGAACAGGACCTGGAAATAATCAATTTATTACAAAAGAAGCTGACGAAATTTTAAAAAATGTAGACTCAATAGTCTGTTATAAAGGATACAAGGAATTTGTGGAGCATTATGGTAAACCAATTCATAACACGGGTATGACTAAGGAAATAGATAGGGTCAAATTTGCTTTAGAAAAAGCTAAAACTGAAAATATAGCCCTTGTTTCGAGTGGAGATGCCACGATTTATGGTATGGCGTCATTAGCTTATGAATTAAATAACGAATATAACTATGATGTAGAAGTTAAAACCGTTGCAGGTTTATCCTCTGCAAATATGTGTTCTTCAATTTTAGGGGCTCCTTTAAACCACGATTTTGCCACCATCAGTTTAAGCGATTTATTAACTCCTTTTGAAATAATAATGAAAAGAATACTCTGTGCTTTAGAAGGAGACTTCGTTATTTCATTATATAATCCGTTAAGCACTAAAAGAAAAGAACCATTTTTGCAAACTATGGATTTCATAAAATCTTATGCAAACGATAGAGAAATTAATTACATAATCGGTATTGTGAAAAATGCAGGTAGGGATACAGAAGAATTCAAAATAACCACTATTAATGAGTTAATGGATAATTTAGAGGAATTTATGGAATATATTGATATGAAAACTACTCTTATCATAGGTAATACAAACACCAAAATAATAGATAGTAAAATGATAACCCCGAGAGGTTATTTTAACAAGTATATTGATAACAAATAA
- the cbiQ gene encoding cobalt ECF transporter T component CbiQ: MHGDIYLIELESMKNSPIHSIDPRVKLITIIFIIVCSSLFNNLTMMALFEIYLIISLLLSNLSLKMTILRILMILPFGIFIVLFQPFIRGETVLYSFFGINIFLEGLNFGILLFAKFFVSITCIVLLSSTTPTFKVVEALKKLGLPAFMSMVLGLMIRYIYLIFENMQKLLISHKSRGQNRKKVSYISQIKNIGNLIGTLFLKSYEQGERTYFAMLSRGYGENSDICALNYKIRIFDILYVVPVILIPLLVLFYNLNLF, from the coding sequence ATGCACGGGGATATATATTTAATCGAATTGGAATCCATGAAAAATAGCCCCATACATAGTATAGACCCCCGTGTGAAGCTAATAACAATAATTTTCATAATAGTTTGCAGTTCATTATTCAATAATTTAACGATGATGGCTTTATTTGAAATTTATTTAATCATAAGTCTATTATTATCAAATTTATCCCTAAAAATGACGATTTTAAGAATATTAATGATATTACCGTTTGGAATCTTTATAGTGTTATTTCAACCGTTTATACGTGGTGAAACAGTTTTATATTCGTTTTTTGGGATTAATATATTTTTAGAAGGGCTAAATTTTGGAATATTATTGTTTGCAAAGTTTTTTGTAAGTATTACCTGCATTGTACTACTATCATCAACTACACCAACTTTTAAAGTAGTGGAAGCACTTAAAAAGCTTGGACTACCTGCTTTTATGTCCATGGTACTTGGTTTAATGATTAGATATATCTACCTAATTTTTGAAAATATGCAAAAATTACTAATATCTCATAAATCACGTGGTCAAAATCGTAAAAAAGTAAGTTATATTTCGCAAATAAAAAATATTGGCAATTTAATTGGCACATTGTTTTTAAAATCATATGAACAAGGTGAACGTACTTATTTTGCTATGCTTTCCCGAGGATACGGGGAAAATTCTGATATTTGTGCTTTAAATTATAAAATAAGGATTTTTGATATACTATATGTTGTACCAGTGATTTTAATACCGTTGTTAGTATTATTTTATAATTTAAATTTATTTTAA
- a CDS encoding OB-fold nucleic acid binding domain-containing protein translates to MNIEKLKNSILQKMSQEELDSKISQKIDDASGLIDEKGALMLVAQELKIDIPYEEDEDFDYKISDILEGQRDVEITGRIIEISNIKEFNKKDGSTGKLASLRIADNSGAIRLTLWNDKADLIIGLKKGDVIKIENAFARNWNNKMELNSGSELSIEKLDEFDESNYPKIKENYNISELVENLPASIEATVKLAYPLKEFNKKDGSTGFLKSLILEDETGTIRATLWNDLAKMDVNAFDKVLINGFVKQGYSGLEISINTIETTEKADSSETKEVDNVISIEDLIHYDKELVSVKGKVLNKSIVREVEFPDRVAKVQEIKVSDGTGNVRAVFWGNNIVKLDGIDEGDEISLINCKTKKYMNRMTDSEVVDLTFTFASSLNLIEKSKTEIKLNSVSDLVEKFENKELDADDVSFGAKVYSSYPAKEFSRYDGSKGLVKSIELSDGDKTVRMTLWDDNTNLEITEGDTLKVLHAKIKENNGYYDINTNKYTNIEINPKDLNLVSVRKHIVDINEESKVELQATVVDYRKQDLILNLCPTCRKRLSVVDSNSGVGVCETCGEVEPNEVLTATIVLDDGTGTINARVYDANISKLTGLSIDELKEKNIEALNLAIGNEYVFYGNVVMRNDDYEMNIRGIQEFDITKEF, encoded by the coding sequence ATGAATATCGAAAAATTAAAAAATAGTATTTTACAAAAAATGTCTCAAGAAGAACTGGATTCTAAAATATCTCAAAAAATAGATGACGCTTCCGGTTTAATCGATGAGAAAGGGGCTTTAATGTTAGTTGCACAGGAGCTAAAAATTGACATACCATATGAAGAAGATGAAGATTTTGACTATAAGATTTCTGATATATTGGAAGGTCAAAGAGATGTGGAAATCACAGGAAGAATAATAGAGATTTCAAACATCAAGGAATTTAATAAAAAAGATGGTTCCACCGGTAAATTAGCATCTTTAAGGATTGCAGATAATTCTGGAGCTATAAGATTAACTTTATGGAATGATAAGGCAGATTTAATTATAGGTCTAAAAAAAGGAGACGTAATAAAAATTGAAAATGCTTTCGCAAGGAATTGGAATAACAAAATGGAATTAAACAGCGGTTCTGAATTATCAATTGAAAAATTAGATGAATTTGATGAATCAAACTACCCAAAAATAAAAGAGAACTATAATATTTCTGAACTCGTTGAAAATTTACCTGCAAGTATCGAAGCAACTGTAAAATTAGCATATCCTTTAAAAGAATTTAATAAAAAAGATGGTTCTACAGGCTTTTTAAAGTCTTTAATCTTAGAAGACGAAACTGGAACAATAAGGGCTACTTTATGGAATGATTTAGCAAAAATGGATGTCAATGCTTTTGATAAAGTTTTAATAAATGGTTTTGTTAAACAGGGATATTCTGGATTAGAAATTTCTATCAATACCATCGAAACAACTGAAAAAGCAGATTCTTCAGAAACTAAGGAAGTTGACAATGTAATATCTATTGAGGATTTAATACATTACGATAAGGAATTAGTTTCCGTAAAGGGTAAAGTTTTAAACAAGAGCATTGTACGGGAAGTTGAATTTCCCGATAGAGTTGCAAAAGTCCAAGAAATTAAAGTTTCCGATGGAACTGGTAATGTTAGGGCAGTATTTTGGGGAAACAATATCGTTAAATTAGATGGCATTGACGAAGGCGATGAAATTAGTCTTATAAATTGTAAGACAAAAAAATATATGAATAGGATGACCGATTCTGAAGTTGTTGATTTAACATTTACCTTTGCATCATCATTAAATTTAATAGAAAAATCAAAAACAGAAATTAAATTAAATTCAGTTTCTGATTTAGTTGAAAAATTTGAAAATAAAGAATTAGATGCCGATGATGTTTCTTTCGGAGCAAAAGTATATTCTTCATATCCTGCAAAAGAATTCAGCAGATATGACGGTTCAAAAGGACTTGTAAAGTCTATTGAATTAAGTGATGGCGATAAAACTGTTAGAATGACCTTATGGGACGATAATACCAACTTAGAAATAACGGAAGGAGACACTTTAAAGGTTTTACACGCTAAAATAAAAGAAAACAACGGTTATTATGATATAAATACTAATAAGTACACAAATATTGAAATAAACCCAAAAGATTTAAATTTAGTTTCAGTTAGGAAACACATTGTAGATATCAACGAAGAGTCAAAAGTTGAATTACAAGCTACTGTGGTAGACTACAGAAAACAAGATTTAATCTTAAATTTGTGTCCAACCTGTAGAAAAAGACTATCTGTAGTTGACAGTAATTCAGGAGTCGGTGTTTGTGAAACTTGCGGAGAAGTAGAACCTAATGAAGTATTAACTGCTACAATAGTGTTAGATGACGGAACAGGAACTATAAACGCCAGAGTTTACGATGCAAACATCTCAAAATTAACGGGTCTTTCAATTGACGAATTAAAAGAAAAGAATATCGAAGCTTTAAATTTGGCAATTGGCAATGAATACGTATTCTATGGTAATGTTGTAATGAGAAACGACGATTACGAAATGAATATAAGAGGTATTCAAGAATTTGACATAACTAAAGAATTTTAA
- a CDS encoding HEAT repeat domain-containing protein has product MNENLTKVLNNLKKDSWYSKLNSINTLGGLIFQNHYDAKISLLSLIMELTSSKAVVQTRALWAINNILKQYPELSYLAFPYILKMADSKVVATKNIARDMLTKPGMKYTKDRYNTILSKELYSSDVIVRMNAVTKVWKIFPTDPNLLCTLIPSLFNDNIEYSRDDRFMQGLVSLLVLQSHNKEVIDQFSDYIGIINLYKNFIREFNRSEVLYLLNSNDSKDIVIGLTLINTNPEKVNSEIISKLLELSKNERCDIFLKYKAIMALSLIAQKCSPVREKIINILKRSLDEQPNNLYTFLTLTCLKYLGETIATEKYIKSQNELVRAIAAQTASYDNLGLLNLYDESSIINCMSIMHRLTKKDVPEEIQQKYIKQLYDPWSYINVKRKYMYMDLKDVEKTLNKNLHTWKSEDWVSKVITMVDLGCKLHNNPKEYSEESIQILKDSINDSFGIVRTEGIWVLRVALECLEDPFDILEEVNEYIQPEVLINDNNLLVRLNFLLLLKKFNEILSNYEGCEDRKEAIMAVFIDRALNDGASIVSKTSEYILKYEYGIEINKDEIDLDYIMKCIEKYPYSTTPLVIYYLKKGIKTKGVEKFKIEFLNKIFENNKHCFEIINIFHMLDILELTDEETLQYARKMVELSPTKFLETESKIIKKLLNDINWTTRKKGLDYISKLLMINEDYGNLFNDELVSIALFDDIVELRSIASELLNKTGHGSPKIDKRYAISYLFKSTSMIINGLKFENIRAVEGLYTLYLRCDKVKNMEDIMMIVAKYRRSNKWYERLYAYKIIQKLVSDSKIEEFHYEIISWCTEDMEDPVPIIANTCKSILRLEDHFEYYNNNDEEDSFKERIKRLEFYLMDSDWNVRVEALNSLREFISEGHYSYIEDVIGRLQDPHWRVKTTALGILSDLDYELVVISLPEIINLLHDQSETVVLKALITLKKLANKEPRILPKIMDSVEDIEAYSTWSIKEEITKLKIMNYNYLKRN; this is encoded by the coding sequence ATGAATGAAAATTTAACCAAAGTGCTAAATAATTTAAAAAAGGATAGTTGGTACTCCAAATTAAACTCCATAAATACACTTGGGGGTTTAATCTTCCAAAATCATTATGATGCAAAAATATCATTATTAAGCTTGATTATGGAATTAACGTCTTCAAAAGCAGTCGTTCAAACAAGAGCACTATGGGCCATAAACAACATATTAAAACAATATCCCGAACTATCTTACTTAGCATTCCCATACATTTTAAAAATGGCAGATAGTAAAGTAGTTGCTACCAAAAACATTGCTCGAGATATGCTTACAAAACCCGGTATGAAATATACAAAGGATAGATACAATACGATATTATCAAAAGAATTGTATTCGTCAGACGTAATTGTAAGAATGAATGCAGTCACCAAAGTTTGGAAAATATTTCCTACAGACCCTAATTTATTATGTACCCTTATTCCGTCATTATTTAACGATAATATTGAATATTCAAGAGACGACAGGTTTATGCAAGGGTTAGTATCGTTGTTAGTACTGCAAAGCCATAATAAAGAAGTAATCGACCAATTTTCTGATTATATAGGGATAATAAACCTATACAAAAATTTCATTAGAGAATTTAATAGAAGTGAAGTATTATATTTACTAAACAGCAACGATTCAAAAGATATAGTTATTGGACTTACATTAATAAATACAAATCCGGAAAAGGTTAATTCCGAAATAATAAGTAAATTATTAGAATTATCAAAAAACGAAAGATGCGATATCTTTTTGAAATATAAAGCGATTATGGCATTATCATTAATTGCACAAAAATGTTCACCAGTTCGTGAAAAGATAATAAACATACTTAAAAGGTCATTAGATGAACAACCTAATAATTTATATACATTCTTAACACTTACGTGTCTCAAATATCTTGGAGAAACAATTGCAACTGAAAAATATATTAAAAGTCAAAATGAGTTAGTTAGAGCAATTGCTGCCCAAACTGCTTCATATGATAATTTAGGATTGCTAAATCTATACGACGAATCAAGTATAATAAATTGTATGTCCATAATGCACAGGTTGACTAAAAAAGACGTTCCTGAAGAGATACAACAAAAATATATTAAACAACTTTATGACCCGTGGAGCTATATCAACGTAAAAAGAAAATATATGTATATGGACCTTAAAGATGTGGAAAAAACACTTAATAAAAACCTCCATACCTGGAAAAGTGAAGATTGGGTTTCAAAAGTAATCACAATGGTTGATTTAGGGTGCAAACTACATAATAATCCTAAAGAGTACTCTGAAGAGTCGATACAAATACTTAAAGATAGTATTAATGACAGCTTTGGTATTGTAAGAACTGAGGGTATTTGGGTATTAAGAGTTGCTTTAGAATGTTTAGAGGACCCATTTGACATTTTAGAAGAAGTAAATGAATATATTCAGCCAGAAGTGTTAATAAATGATAATAATTTACTCGTTAGATTAAATTTCTTATTGCTATTGAAAAAATTTAATGAAATACTTTCAAATTATGAAGGTTGCGAAGATAGAAAAGAAGCAATTATGGCAGTATTTATAGATAGGGCTTTAAATGACGGTGCTTCCATAGTTTCTAAAACTTCAGAATATATTTTAAAATACGAGTACGGTATTGAAATAAATAAAGATGAGATAGACCTCGACTACATTATGAAATGTATCGAAAAATATCCTTATTCAACAACTCCTTTAGTTATCTACTATCTTAAAAAAGGAATTAAAACCAAAGGTGTTGAAAAATTTAAAATTGAATTTTTGAATAAAATATTTGAAAACAATAAACATTGTTTTGAAATAATTAATATATTCCATATGTTAGACATTCTTGAGTTAACTGATGAAGAAACTTTGCAATATGCAAGAAAAATGGTTGAATTATCACCTACCAAGTTCTTAGAAACTGAATCAAAAATTATTAAAAAATTATTAAATGATATAAATTGGACAACCCGTAAAAAAGGATTAGATTACATATCTAAATTATTAATGATAAATGAAGATTATGGAAATTTATTTAACGATGAACTTGTAAGTATTGCGTTATTCGATGACATTGTAGAACTTAGAAGTATTGCATCAGAATTATTAAATAAAACAGGTCATGGTAGTCCAAAAATTGATAAAAGGTATGCAATTAGCTATTTGTTTAAATCCACAAGTATGATTATAAACGGGTTGAAATTTGAAAATATAAGGGCGGTAGAAGGATTATATACTCTCTATTTAAGATGCGACAAAGTCAAAAATATGGAAGATATAATGATGATTGTAGCCAAATATAGGCGAAGTAATAAATGGTATGAAAGATTGTATGCCTATAAAATTATTCAAAAACTTGTTTCCGACTCCAAAATTGAAGAATTCCACTATGAAATAATTTCGTGGTGTACTGAAGATATGGAGGACCCCGTACCGATTATTGCAAACACTTGTAAGTCGATTTTGAGACTTGAGGACCATTTTGAATATTACAATAATAATGATGAAGAAGATTCCTTTAAAGAAAGAATAAAAAGATTAGAATTTTACTTAATGGATAGCGACTGGAACGTTAGGGTAGAAGCACTTAATTCATTACGTGAATTTATATCAGAAGGGCATTATTCGTATATTGAAGACGTAATCGGCAGATTACAAGACCCTCATTGGCGTGTTAAAACTACTGCTTTGGGCATTCTTTCAGATTTAGACTACGAATTAGTAGTTATTTCATTACCTGAAATCATAAATCTATTGCACGACCAAAGTGAAACCGTTGTATTGAAAGCGTTAATAACACTCAAAAAATTAGCGAATAAAGAACCGAGAATCCTCCCAAAAATTATGGATAGCGTAGAGGATATTGAAGCTTATTCTACTTGGAGTATCAAGGAAGAAATTACTAAATTAAAAATAATGAACTACAATTATTTAAAAAGAAATTAA